The Rosa chinensis cultivar Old Blush chromosome 7, RchiOBHm-V2, whole genome shotgun sequence DNA segment tgttatttttatttaatcctTATCTTTTTGTTTGGGAGGATtatgtaattttgttttttcaagGGTCTTATACCAAGATCTTGGGTccccatttctttttcttagtgTTGGTTGCATGAATTACCGTTGTCTTGTTGTTATGGTGCCCCAGCATAAGGAAGAGGATCAAAAGCCTCTTTAGCAGGGCTCAGTTGgtctcattattttttttttccccagtATTTGGAATGCCTACTTCCTTGGATCCCAaacatattttttatttttgcattCTTTGAATGGCTGGATGAGGAGTTCTACTTTCATGTTTATGCTGCATGATGTCGATGATGTCTGTGTTTGGTTTCCTTCTTTCGACTATTCAACTGGACAGCTGTCTTCGCTTGGAGTTTTTTCAGTattgagttttttatttttattattattattattattattttttttataatactCAATGGTTCCCAGGTTTCCATCTACTTGTTAAGATGATATGAATTAGATGTAGTTTCATTGCTATCGCTACTGTCTTTGTAGTATCTTCTGTGCCTGGTGAAAACTTGTAGGGCTGTAGTAGTGAGATGGCATTGTCCAAATATTGCTGATTATCTGCGATAGTCTATTTGTAGAAACTAGTGCACAGCATCTGATTCTTTACTTTTTAGGTATCGAGATGAATATAAGGATAGGGATTACAAGAGGAGAAGTCGCAGTCGAAGTAGGGACAGATATGACCGTGACAGGCACCATAGGAGTGAAAGAGAGCATCGCTACAGAAGCAGGAGCCGCAGTGCAAGTCCTGATAATCGTAAAAGGAGCAAATATGATGACGAGCGGCGTAGTCGGAGCCGGTCCTATGGAAGGTACAGAATCCTGCCTCTCCCCAATGCAGTCTTGTTTTACGAACTATTGTGCCTTACTAATGTGttatttgtaatatttttatttCAAGTGTCTCACCTGCTCGGCCTAGCTCTAAATCTCGAAGGAGCCTCTCTCCTCGTAGGACACCTCCAAGGAGTGAGAGTCCTGATGCACGCCATCGTAATGACCGCTCTCCTACCCCCAAAGATGTCTCACCACAGGCTCGGCGTGAAGATTCTCTAAGTCCTCGTAAATCTGATGCTGATGTGAGCTCATAAACCACGCACATGAACCTTGTCAATTTGCAACTTATTATTGAATAATCAGTATCTGCATGAGTTGTTTACTTGGAATTTTTGTGCTGCAGGAATGATGGGTTTGCTTATCATGTGACCTGGGGTTCTATCCATGTCTTGAGACCTTCTGTTTACATCCTTGGAAAGTTGAGTTTCATGTACGATCAACATGTTGAATGTTTGCATTTGACTGCCCTGCAGTTTTGTTGAAGGTTAAAACATTTCTTTGTTGGACTAGTGAGTTTCTTAACTCATTAAGTTTGATGGTAGCTTTTGTATTCTGCTTTATCGGCTGGTACATTATAAGTGTTTGCTGTAGTTTTCATGACTGGGGAGTCTTCGTATTAATATTTAAAATTGTAACTTTTTAGCTTGTGtgcttggtttggtttctccTATTTTAAATTTGTGGCTTGTGCCAATATTGAGATTTTATGTGCTTTTATCATATACTCATGATGTCCATATACTGGCCTTATTTAGTGATGTTCGTGAACATTGCTGATTGAAGAGATGCTGTACTAGCTAGCTGTTGGTGCTATTTTAACTACGGAAATGGTAGATGTCAATGTGTCATGTTGATGCTGAATGAAGTCGGGTCTTACCTGTTTTGCTTTGATGAAACTCTGGTTGGTGATGTTTGGGAGGAGTGAACATTGCTGGTGGTGCTATTTTGCCACAGATATGGTAGATGTCAATTCATGTTCATGCTGATTGCAGTCTGGTCTTAGCTGTTTTGCTTTGATGAAACTCTTTCGGTAAGGGTAAAAACTCAATTTTCAGCTTATATCAAtgggttcttggtttttcccTGATCACCCTTCTTTTGCTTTATTGATTTTAAAAGTTTGATCCTGCAAAGGAACTCTCGATGCTGTGGTTGCCTAAACTTGGTCGGAATTCAGGTGCCATTGCATGTAGCTGATGCAGTTTATATGAAAAtgtcatttttgttttatttttggaaaAGAGGGGTGGGTTTTAGGGGAGTGGGCCTAACTCTGGCTGGCTGCCCCTGCAATTATAGGTTTGGTCTATAATTGCGAGTCATGCCATGAATGGGGCAGGATTATATACATAGAAAAATACTGCACAATTTTTCAAATGCACGCTgcaaaatgaagtgttatgctGTGTGAAAGTTATTCTAATACCGCAAGGTAACCATGTATAATAATTTATTGAATATATAGCTGTACATTTCCTTAATCCAGTTCTCTTCTCTTTATTggtcttcttttggttcttgATATATGGATGTTGTAGCCCATCTTGCGTGCATGAGTGCTGGTAATAGCCCATATAGCTTGTTGGATATTAAAGGAAGTTGATGAAATGTGAGAGTGCATGATTTTCGGAGATCAATCACTGGGTTGCCTCATTTATTGTCTGGTTTGAAAGAAATTCATCTCCTCTGGAAGGGCTTACTCGGCCTTTTCCACTTGGAATTTTATGCCCCGAGTCAAATAGAATTGACTTGGTCATCATCATCAACTTTGGTTGATTGATAGAGTGACTTGGTCAGGATACAAAGTTGATAAATTATTCACCTAAACGTGCCGCTGAAGTAGTCACTGACCTAACGCTTGCAGCTGAATCCCAGTGAGATTTTGTTAGATATGTGACAATTCTGCTGATCCTGTGCTGCTAAATTATTGTGTACTTGCTAACTGTAATACCTTTCATCCAGAAGGTCTTTCTCATATGGGATGTCTTATTCTCTTGTTCACACTGTTTAGGGGAAATCGGCATCCGAAGTTTTATTAACACTCTTGATCACATAGCTAAATTTGGATTTGATAAGCGACCTGGCTATGATGCTGAGAGAGAATAAGACAATTAGGTTAGAGTTCGATTGCCTATTTCAATCTCACAAAagaatattttttattaaaagaataaTGTCAGGGCACTCTTTTCCCCTTATGATCAACAAAACTTGTGAGAGTAAAGTTTAcactttctaattttttattatacGATTCAAATTTTCATTCTTAGTACcttaattaatttattattattaattttttttttttgtaaagacaACATTCGAGAGTGAAATTCAttttaaaagagaaaaagagtggATCATAAAATGAGAAGTGTGTGTTTCACCTTTTTATATTTAATCCTTATATAtaaggtgattttttttttctcagtatatagttttagaaaataaagagctcaaacataagaaaaaagacgaattttttatttttttagaagacGAAGTTCACCAAAATGCATAAGTCAGGTCTGTGATGTCATAGACCCAAGCAAGGAGCAAAGAGTAATCGACATCTAACCAACCAACAAGAACAAATAATTAGATAATTGATACCAAATCAAAATCCAGGCGACGATCCAAATCTCCGTATTTGAGAAACCATAATTTTGTAAAATCTTTACCCGCGTGCAGCATGCCATTTGTGGACCGCTTATCCAATACTTgcgtgaatatatatatatatatatatatatatatatatatatatatatatatatatatatgggtgtcTCTATTTTATGCGTAATTACGATTCTACTAGAGGATCTGAAAATAAAATGCTTTGATTTTCTGCACGAGAAAGAGGTTTTGATTTTCTATTTGTAGAGCAGAAAACTATTGGGAAAAAATATTTGAGATAAGAAATCTGACTGGTACCTCCCTCAAACATGGACTTGTAAGAAGATATTCATAGAACAACAACAGAAGACTTTTCAGGTTCCTCAAATCCTCTTAAAATTCTTAGACAAACATACTCTTAACAGAAAATGGAAGAATGTTGCTAATTCTGGTCAGGTGTTATACCATTACAAGCACCATGGGAGCATCAATCTTTCAGAAACTAGGCTTTCTTTCGTTCCTCATCATGTCTGTTGTTTTCGTTTCGTCTTCCAAATATGTTGCTTCAGCTACTGTTTCTACTGATGAAGTTGATGCTCTTCTCCAATGGAAAACCAGCCTTCAAGACCCTCAATCACTCCTAACTTCATGGAGTGCTCAGCACTTAACAAATGCAACAAGTCCAACTTCATGGAGTGCTCAGCACTTCCCATATGACACAAGTCCATGCACTTGGTTTGCCATTTCTTGCAACAATGCCAAGAGTGTCACCACAATAAACCTTACTAAGTCGGGTTTACAAGGTACGCTTCAccaattttcattttcctccTTCCCGAACCTTCAGCACTTTGATCTCAGCATGAACTCAATCTTTAGTACCATTCCACCTGAAATCAATCAACTCTCCAAACTAGTGTATCTTGATTTATCTGATAACATGTTGAATGGTTCAATTCCTGCTTCTTTCGGAAACCTTAGCAGTCTTGCTTACTTGAATCTGGGTAGGAACTTTCTTACTAGTTCAGTTCCTTTAGAAATGGGCAATTTTCCAGAGTTGGTGGAGCTTTACTTGAATACCAACAAACTTACAGGTCAGATCCCACAAACTTTCGGGAACTTAAGAAAGCTAAAAGTACTATACATGTTTGAGAACATATTTGTTGGCTCCATTCCCTTGGAGATAGGGAAGTTGGCATCTCTCAGCAATCTAAGCCTTCACACCAACAACTTTTCTGGAAGTATCCCGGATTCCATATGTGACCTGAGACACCTTACTGCACTCAAACTGCATCGGAACAATCTTTCAGGCCCAATTCCGGAAAATATTGGAAGCTTGAAGTCTCTTCTTGTTCTAAATGTCTGTGAAAATCAACTCAGTGGTCCTATTCCCATGTCAATTGGTAACTTGAGCAGGTTAAAGGTTCTATACATCCGCGACAACAAACTCTCTGGTTCCATTCCTCAAGTGATAGGAGATCTTATGAACTTGACTGTGCTAAGAGTTGCTAGAAACAATTTGACTGGTCATTTACCACAGAATCTCTGCAAATGTGGAGTGCTTGCATCGTTTACAGCTAATGGAAATCGTCTCATAGGTCGAATGCCTGAAAGCTTGAGAAACTGCACAACCTTGTATAGAGTCCGTCTTGATGGGAACCAATTCACTGGAAATATATCTGAAGATTTTGGTGAATATCCAAACTTGAATTACATAAATCTAAGTGACAATAATTTTTATGGTGAAATTTCGGAGAAATGGGGCAAGTCTCTGCAGCTAACAGATCTTGAGATTGCAGGTAACAACATAACAGGTTCCATTCCACCTGAGATTGGTAATTTGACTCAACTACATGTgcttaatctttcttcaaatcaTTTAGTTGGGAAAATCCCTTTGGGACTAGGAAAGTTGACCTTTTTGGAGAGGCTTATACTGAACGACAATCAACTTTCTGGTACTATACCTCAAGAACTTGGATCACTGACTGACCTTGAGTTTCTTGACCTGTCCAAAAACAACTTGAGCCAGTCAATTCCTAGTAGTCTGGGGAACCTAGTGAAACTGCACCACCTGAACTTGAGCAACAACGAGTTGAGCCATGGAACCCCAACCAAGTTGGGTCAGTTGAAGCAGCTGTCTGTGCTAGATTTGAGTCATAACTTTCTTAGTCAAGAGATACCGAAGGAGTTTTGTAATTTGGAAAGCTTGTTGACACTGAATCTGTCCCACAATAACCTCTCTGGTATTGTTCCCCAGGCTTTTGCTGACCTTCGTGGCTTGGAGTTTGTTGACATATCATACAATCGATTATGGGGTCCGATTCCAGAAAACAAAGCATTTCAAGAAGCTCCTATAGAAGCATTGCAAGGGAATCCAAGTCTGTGTGGCAATGCTACAGGTCTACAGCCCTGCACTAAGACTCCTGGCAAAAAGAAGCACAGCTCGAACATTGGTTACAAAGTCGTGTGCTTGGTAATCCCACCTGTGGTAGGAGTACTTATACTTGTTTTCTGTGGAATTTATATCACTTacagaagaaaaaagaattgtCAAAAAACAGATGAAGAGGACTTGCACCCTAAAGAATTTGAACTTCGTTCAATGTCGATTTTTGAAGGAAAATTGTTGTATGAAGAAATTGCAAAAGCAACTGAGGATTTTGATGATGCTTATTGCATTGGGAAGGGAGGCACTGGAAGCGTTTACAAGGCAAAGCTTCCATCTGATGACTTGGTTGCTGTAAAGAAACTCCATACTACTCAATGTGATGGTGAGAGGTGCTTTGAAAAAGAGTTCTTAAACGAGGTGATGGCATTGACTGAGATACGCCACCGGAACATTGTGAAATTTTATGGCTCTTGTTCACATCCACGACACTCACTTTTGGTTTATGAGTACCTAGAAAGGGGTAGCTTGTTCTCAATCTTGTGCAATGAAGAAGCAGCCAAGGAATTGGATTGGAGCAAGAGGGTGAATATCATCAAAGGTGTTGCTCATGGCTTATCATACATGCACTCTGATGTATCGCCACCAATTGTTCATCGGGACATAACCAGCAAGAACATTTTGCTAGATGCCGAGTATGAGGCTTGCATTTCAGACTTTGGAAGTGCTAAGCTGCTACAGCTCGGTGCAACTAACTGGACTGCTGTCGCAGGCACATTCGGATATTTAGCACCAGGTAACATAATTCATCCAAATGTCAAATATGAATCCATCATTTCATAACATAATATGTCCCAATGTGTCTAAATCATTGTCCGCTGTAtatcataagttcataacttCCAGTGTTTACCCTTTTTGGCAGAGCTTGCTTATACATTGAAGGTGACTGAGAAATGTGATGTGTACAGCTTCGGAGTATTGGCAATTGAAGTGATGAACGGGAAGTACCCGAGTGGTCTAATCAGGTCTTTGTTGTCACAAGCTGCAATCAGGGAAGGAAAATTGCCAGAAGATGTGTGGGACGACCGCCTTGAACCTCCCATGGGTAAAATTCTGGAAGAACTTCTTACTGTCTTAATGGTAGCAGTCGCATGCTTACATCCAAATCCACAGTTCAGGCCTACCATGTATGACGTTTCTCAGTTTATAACAATGCAAATCGATCTCTCAGACAGAGTTGGACTAATACAAGGCTCAATCTGTGTTTGATTATTTAGTGAGCAGAATCTGAACTTGGTTCTTCTTTGTATAGGCTAGTTGTGCAGCTACCAATTAAGTGAGATTTATCTTGGTATAGACTTAATCTTGTATTCAACCAACTGGCATATTGTTGTACATGCAACACAAATGTAGTAAAGTTTCTAGATATGTAATTTTGGTAGACTGTGCTAGTATTAATATGTAGACTGGATTTATATTGTTGACTCCCAATGCTTTGGAGTATCATTATTTGATTTGTCCTCTTCAAAATAATGTAAAAAATAAACGCCACTAGTGCCTTTCAGGGATGCTCTGTAGCTTGCCTTACCCTGTATGTTCATTTGATTTCATCACCAAaatttgcttctgcttctgcaGAAACCAATGCTCTTCTAAAATGGAAAGCCAGCTTTCAAAATCAAACCCAACCGCATATTCTGACCTCATGGACTTACCTTCCCATTGCCACTAATTCTTCCAGAGATCAAAAAGCAAATGCAATCCCGTGTTTTTGGACCGGTATTTCATGCAATGCTGCTGGAAGTATCAGCAGAATAAACCTTACCGATTCTGGTATACAAGGTACACTACATGAATTTTCATTCTCGCCCTTGCCAAATCTAGAACACATTGACCTCAGCATAAATAAGCTATTTGGTGTCATTCCCCCACAAATCAGTTCTCTCTCCAAACTCATGTACCTTGATCTCTCCAATAATCAGTTGTCCGGGAGAATCCCACAAGAAATTGGTTTCCTGATAAACCTTCATACCCTAAAGCTCAATAAAAATCAGTTGAATGGGTCAATTCCTCAAGAAATAGGTCAGCTTAAATCTCTTCTTGTTCTTAGTCTCATAGAAAATCGCCTCACTGGTCCTCTTCCGTTGTCAATTGGTAATTTAAGCAAGTTAGAGGTTCTATACATTCGGGACAACCAAGTCTCCAGCTCCATTCCTCATGTGATAGGGAATCTCAAGAATCTGGTTGTGCTAAGAGTTTCCAGAAACAATTTGACTGGTCATTGCCTCCAAAAGTCCAAATCTCTGCCAAGGTGGGCGTCATTTCACTGCAAATAGCAATCGTCTGACAGGTAAAATTCCCAAAAGCCTGAAAAACTGCACAACCTTATATAGAGTCCACCTTGATAGAAACCAACTCACTGGAAACATATCTGAAGATTTTGGTGAATATCCAAACTTGGATTACATAAATCTAAGCGACAATAAATTTTACGGAGAACTTTCACCGAAATGGGGTAGGTCTCTGAAACTAACAAATCTTGAGATTGCAGGCAACAATATTACTGGTACCATTCCACCTGAGATTGGAAACTTGACTCATCTGCAGTTgcttaatctttcttcaaatcaTTTGGTGGGAAACATCCCTGTGGAACTTGGAAGGCTCACTTCGTTAGGGAAGCTTATACTGAAAGACAACCAACTCTCTGGTGGCTTACCTCAAGAGCTTGGATCACTGACTGAACTTGAGTATCTTGACCTGTCCACAAACAAATTGAGCCAGTCAATTCCAAGTAGCCTAGGTAACTTTCTGAAGCTGCACCATATCAATGCCAGCAACAAGAAGTTAAGCCAAAGAATTCCATTTCAATTCAGGAGTTTAACTCAGCTGTCTGTGCTAGATTTGAGTCACAATGGTCTTGATCGAGAGATACCAACAGAGCTTAGTAATTTGAAAAGTTTGGTGAGGCAACAATATTACTGGTACCATTTCATGTTACTAAGGAAAAAGACATGTCAACAAACAAGGCAAAAACACATGTACCTACAACAGTTTGAATTGCGTTCCGTATCACTTTTTGACGGCAGATTATTGTTTGAAGAAATTGTAAAAGCAACTAAGAATTTTGATGCTGCTTATTATATCGGGAAGGGAGGGTttgtgatgtaggacgagaatggacccaGTTTTGCCGAAAAatcataaaagtaaagaagcggcatagaatcaagaaaagtgattggaaattgggtaactcacgcgtaatcaggttactagccgctggaatattcaagaagatttggttttggacttttcgggtttctcgtgcgaaaagtcaggttttgattttgaatcagatttgactaacttttggctagaatgtccgtttgagatgcatgagatcttcaagactcattttagtgagccctatcagatctaggccaaaatgtatcgtcttaattatccgattcgtgatttaatatttttaggctagttttacattctttttattttaagttttctagtttattttggatttgttttgttttaatccatggggtttagggtttcattgttagtcgccctagggtttcttttctcatatataagcaaccttaaacggctgcagaactatcttttatcatattatcaatcaaaattgagagttttctcttttatctctggtggactccagaatctttgttttaggtttattgctggtaaacctagttatcaatccgactgcgtcagttTGGAAGCGTTTACAAAGCTTAAGCAAAGCTTCCATCAGAAGAAGTGGTAGCTGTAAAGAAACTCCACAGTGCATGTGATGGGGAAGGCCGCTTTCAAAAAGAGTTCTTAAGCGAGGTAAGGGCCTGGACGGAGATACGGCCTCGAAACATTGTGACGCTCTATGGTTTCCGTTCACATACCCGGAACTCTGTATTGGTTTATGAGTACCTTGAAATGGGTAGCTTGTTTTCAGTCTTGTGCAATGAAGAAGAAGCTAAGAAATTGGATTGGAGTAATAGGGTGACTATCATTAAAGGTGTAGCCTTATCCTACATGCAGAATGATGTGTCCCCGCCAATCGTTCATCGAGACATATCCAGCAAGAACATTTTGCTAGACGCTGACTATGAGGTTCACATCTCAGACTTTGGCACTGCTAAGCTTCTAGAGCATGACTCATCTAACCGGACTGCCGTTGCTGGCACAGTTGGATACATAGCACTAGGTAATGTATGCAACAGTACTGATTTCTTACTACTCAGGCCGACATCTTATGTTGTTAGgctatcatctcaattacacTTTAAAATTAGAATACCTGTGACCAATGCTCTGATGAAATATTCTCCTAATTCTTCATAGACATAgttgttgcctctgaaaatcaagccatcaagcttttctgGAGTTGGAGTTTCTGGAGTTCTGAAGAAAGCCTTGGTTCCCGAGTTTGGGTGGTGTATGGAACAAAAATGGGTTGTGGAGTCTCTTGAAGGCAAGATAAATGAGTTGGAAAGACAATTGGCGTCCTTGAAACAAGAGAGACAAGAAGTGGGGGAAAAACTCCTTCAAAGGAGTAAGCAGTGTTTCCAAAGCCAAGGACAACTGAAAAAAATAGAGGCCGAATTGAAAAATTCCGAGCCTAGGTGTATGCAACTTGAGAGTGACCTTCAGGATACTAGTTGTACCTTGGGAGCTCTTAAAGCTTTATTAGCCGAGTAATGATGATTGATGTATGTGGCTCTTTTGTCGGCCATTGGCCGGTTTTTGTAAACATTTGAAAGTTATGGGCCGATgaaaaacttaattaattatttgcttgCCGGTAGATTATCATAAACATCGTTGGGTCATGGATAGATAATACCTTGTAGTAGTAAATGCAAGTGAAGTATAATGGTCAAGCAAACAAACTGGAAATCTGATTTAAATAATCTTTTCGGCTTAATTGCATCGGCCAGGATCAAGATGGCCTAAACATATATACATTATAAACTAGTGGCCATCTTTTGGTTACACCATTATTCAGCAGCTCGCGCTTCCCACATTGTGGGATAATGTTTCTTTAGGTATTGGCCATTAATGGGCATTGCGTGTCGTTCACCATCTTTATCTCTCAAATGATATGCtccttttccaagaactttgtcAATAATAAACGGACCCTcccaatttggtgaccattttcCAAATCTGGGATCCTTTGTGCCGATGGGTAACactgctttccaaaccaactcGCCTTCGCCAAAACTCTTGTATTTGGTCTTTTTATTGTAAGCACGAGCGACAACCTTCTTTTGAGCTTGAAGCCGATCATATGCATCTAACCGCGCCTGGTCAAGATCCTCTAGTTCTTGCAACATTGCCTGACTATATTCGTCGGCCGTTAGATTATTTTGCATTGCGACTCTCAATGATCTGACTGTAATTTCCATTGGCAACATTGCATCATGTCCATAAGTCAGAGCAAAAGGAGTTGTCCCTGTGGCCGAGCGTTTGGAAGTCCGATAAGCCCATAAAGTTTCTGACAAAAGATTGTGCCAATCACGCGGATTTTCCTGAATCATCTTTTCCACAATTTGGATGAGGACCTTATTGGTAGCCTCAGCCTGTCCATTAGCCTGAGCATAATAGGGTGTTGACTGCTGCATTGTAATCTTATACTCGGCCATTCGTTCAATGACGGCTTCTGCTATGAACACCGATCCTCGATCAGTCGTTATAGTTTCTGGGATGCCGAAGCGATGAATGATTTGCTGTTCAATGAATCTGATCACTTCGGCACTACTTATGGAGGTGAATGGAACGGCTTCAACCCATTTTGTAAAGTAATCTGTGGCTACCAGAATCCATCTGTGCTGTTTGGAAGATGGGGGAGAGATTTGGCCAATTATGTCCATTGCCCAGCCCCGAAAAGGCCATGGCTTCACTATTGGATTCATGGGGAAAGCAGGAACTCTCTGAATGGACCCGTGAAGTTGGCAAGGAGCACAACCTCGAGCATACTCAATACAGTCTTTAAGAATAGTTGGCCAGTAGTAGCCATGTCTCCTAATTAACCATCTCATTTTTATCCCAGCCTGGTGTGCTCCGCAAATACCCTCATGAACTTCAGCCATTACTAGCTGGGCTTCTTCTGAGCCGAGGCAACGAAGAAGAAGGTCATCATCAGGACTTTTCCTTAGCAGTTCACCATTTTTAATTGTGAACTTGCTAGACAACATTCTAATTTTTCGGCTCCCACCGCCATCAGTTTTCATCAAAAGGTGTTGGATTATGTGAAATCTCCAATCACCAAGTGGCACGTCTAACTCAAAGACATCGGCCGGCATACCTCTCTCAGCCAAAGATGgcaacgattttctctcaattatGATGATTTTGTTAGTTTGGCCTGCTGGAATGCTGACGCCGGAAGCAATTTGAGCCATTTCATTCGCTTCACGATTGAGTTCTCGCGGAAGATGGTGAAATTCCACATCATGAAAACAACTAAGCAGTTGTTGTGCGGCGGCATAATAAGTGGCCAACGAGAGATTGGAACATCTAAAAACCTGGAGCATTTGATTG contains these protein-coding regions:
- the LOC112177142 gene encoding MDIS1-interacting receptor like kinase 2 isoform X1, coding for MLLILVRCYTITSTMGASIFQKLGFLSFLIMSVVFVSSSKYVASATVSTDEVDALLQWKTSLQDPQSLLTSWSAQHLTNATSPTSWSAQHFPYDTSPCTWFAISCNNAKSVTTINLTKSGLQGTLHQFSFSSFPNLQHFDLSMNSIFSTIPPEINQLSKLVYLDLSDNMLNGSIPASFGNLSSLAYLNLGRNFLTSSVPLEMGNFPELVELYLNTNKLTGQIPQTFGNLRKLKVLYMFENIFVGSIPLEIGKLASLSNLSLHTNNFSGSIPDSICDLRHLTALKLHRNNLSGPIPENIGSLKSLLVLNVCENQLSGPIPMSIGNLSRLKVLYIRDNKLSGSIPQVIGDLMNLTVLRVARNNLTGHLPQNLCKCGVLASFTANGNRLIGRMPESLRNCTTLYRVRLDGNQFTGNISEDFGEYPNLNYINLSDNNFYGEISEKWGKSLQLTDLEIAGNNITGSIPPEIGNLTQLHVLNLSSNHLVGKIPLGLGKLTFLERLILNDNQLSGTIPQELGSLTDLEFLDLSKNNLSQSIPSSLGNLVKLHHLNLSNNELSHGTPTKLGQLKQLSVLDLSHNFLSQEIPKEFCNLESLLTLNLSHNNLSGIVPQAFADLRGLEFVDISYNRLWGPIPENKAFQEAPIEALQGNPSLCGNATGLQPCTKTPGKKKHSSNIGYKVVCLVIPPVVGVLILVFCGIYITYRRKKNCQKTDEEDLHPKEFELRSMSIFEGKLLYEEIAKATEDFDDAYCIGKGGTGSVYKAKLPSDDLVAVKKLHTTQCDGERCFEKEFLNEVMALTEIRHRNIVKFYGSCSHPRHSLLVYEYLERGSLFSILCNEEAAKELDWSKRVNIIKGVAHGLSYMHSDVSPPIVHRDITSKNILLDAEYEACISDFGSAKLLQLGATNWTAVAGTFGYLAPELAYTLKVTEKCDVYSFGVLAIEVMNGKYPSGLIRSLLSQAAIREGKLPEDVWDDRLEPPMGKILEELLTVLMVAVACLHPNPQFRPTMYDVSQFITMQIDLSDRVGLIQGSICV
- the LOC112179347 gene encoding serine/arginine-rich splicing factor SC35 isoform X1; the protein is MSHFGRSGPPDIRDTYSLLVLNITFRTTADDLFPLFDKYGKVVDVFIPRDRRTGDSRGFAFVRYKYQDEAAKAVDKLDGRVVDGREIMVQFAKYGPNAERISSHKGKISESSSKLKSSRSRSRSPRPRYRDEYKDRDYKRRSRSRSRDRYDRDRHHRSEREHRYRSRSRSASPDNRKRSKYDDERRSRSRSYGSVSPARPSSKSRRSLSPRRTPPRSESPDARHRNDRSPTPKDVSPQARREDSLSPRKSDADE
- the LOC121050694 gene encoding protein NSP-INTERACTING KINASE 3-like, translating into MGSLFSVLCNEEEAKKLDWSNRVTIIKGVALSYMQNDVSPPIVHRDISSKNILLDADYEVHISDFGTAKLLEHDSSNRTAVAGTVGYIALGNPSSFSGVGVSGVLKKALVPEFGWCMEQKWVVESLEGKINELERQLASLKQERQEVGEKLLQRSKQCFQSQGQLKKIEAELKNSEPRCMQLESDLQDTSCTLGALKALLAE
- the LOC112177142 gene encoding MDIS1-interacting receptor like kinase 2 isoform X2, encoding MLLILVRCYTITSTMGASIFQKLGFLSFLIMSVVFVSSSKYVASATVSTDEVDALLQWKTSLQDPQSLLTSWSAQHLTNATSPTSWSAQHFPYDTSPCTWFAISCNNAKSVTTINLTKSGLQGQIPQTFGNLRKLKVLYMFENIFVGSIPLEIGKLASLSNLSLHTNNFSGSIPDSICDLRHLTALKLHRNNLSGPIPENIGSLKSLLVLNVCENQLSGPIPMSIGNLSRLKVLYIRDNKLSGSIPQVIGDLMNLTVLRVARNNLTGHLPQNLCKCGVLASFTANGNRLIGRMPESLRNCTTLYRVRLDGNQFTGNISEDFGEYPNLNYINLSDNNFYGEISEKWGKSLQLTDLEIAGNNITGSIPPEIGNLTQLHVLNLSSNHLVGKIPLGLGKLTFLERLILNDNQLSGTIPQELGSLTDLEFLDLSKNNLSQSIPSSLGNLVKLHHLNLSNNELSHGTPTKLGQLKQLSVLDLSHNFLSQEIPKEFCNLESLLTLNLSHNNLSGIVPQAFADLRGLEFVDISYNRLWGPIPENKAFQEAPIEALQGNPSLCGNATGLQPCTKTPGKKKHSSNIGYKVVCLVIPPVVGVLILVFCGIYITYRRKKNCQKTDEEDLHPKEFELRSMSIFEGKLLYEEIAKATEDFDDAYCIGKGGTGSVYKAKLPSDDLVAVKKLHTTQCDGERCFEKEFLNEVMALTEIRHRNIVKFYGSCSHPRHSLLVYEYLERGSLFSILCNEEAAKELDWSKRVNIIKGVAHGLSYMHSDVSPPIVHRDITSKNILLDAEYEACISDFGSAKLLQLGATNWTAVAGTFGYLAPELAYTLKVTEKCDVYSFGVLAIEVMNGKYPSGLIRSLLSQAAIREGKLPEDVWDDRLEPPMGKILEELLTVLMVAVACLHPNPQFRPTMYDVSQFITMQIDLSDRVGLIQGSICV
- the LOC112179347 gene encoding serine/arginine-rich splicing factor SC35 isoform X2; protein product: MSHFGRSGPPDIRDTYSLLVLNITFRTTADDLFPLFDKYGKVVDVFIPRDRRTGDSRGFAFVRYKYQDEAAKAVDKLDGRVVDGREIMVQFAKYGPNAERIHKGKISESSSKLKSSRSRSRSPRPRYRDEYKDRDYKRRSRSRSRDRYDRDRHHRSEREHRYRSRSRSASPDNRKRSKYDDERRSRSRSYGSVSPARPSSKSRRSLSPRRTPPRSESPDARHRNDRSPTPKDVSPQARREDSLSPRKSDADE